The following nucleotide sequence is from Chloracidobacterium validum.
GTCGAGAAACTTGGCCAACTCGCGTCCGGCTAACACGCGCTGGGTCGGCTCGACCGTGACGTGCACATCCTCGGTAGCCCGCTTGAGTAAGTATTTGTTCAGCTCTCGGTCGTCAAGCAAGTACTGCTCGGACTTCCCTTTCTTGACCTTGTAGAGTGGCGGTTGGGCGATGAAGACGTGTCCGCGTTCCAGCAGTTCCGGCATTTGGCGGTAGAAAAACGTCAGCAGCAGCGTCCGAATGTGCGAGCCATCAATGTCGGCGTCGCAGAGCAAAATGATTTTGTGGTAGCGCAGCTTATCAATCGAAAAATCTGATTTTCCGACGCCAGTGCCAAGCGCCATGATGAGCGCCCCAATCTCGCTGTGGGATAGCATCTTGTCATAACGCGCCTTTTCGACGTTGAGAATTTTGCCCTTGAGGGGCAGGATGGCCTGGGTTCGCCGGTCGCGTCCCTGCTTGGCGCTACCGCCGGCGCTATCGCCCTCAACGATGAAAAGCTCAGATTTTGATGGGTCACGCTCAGAACAGTCTGCCAACTTGCCTGGAAGCGTCAGGCTGTTGAGCGACGACTTACGCGAAATCTCACGCGCCCGCCGCGCCGCCTCGCGCGCCCGCGCCGCGTCAACCGCCTTCATAATGATGCGTTTGGCAATGGCGGGATGCTCGCCGAAGTAGGTTTTGAGCTGTTCCCGAAGGATGGAATCCACCATTCCCTTGACATCACTGTTGAGCTTGTTCTTGGTTTGCCCTTCAAACTGCGGCTGTGGAATCTTCACACTCACCACCGCCACGAGGCCCTCCCGCACATCATCGCCTGTCAGGTTTTCCTTGAGCTGCTTGCTCAGTCCTTCACTCAGCGCGTAGGCGTTGATGCTGGCCGTCAGCGCCGTCCGAAAACCCGACAGGTGGGTGCCGCCGTCCACGGTGTTGATGTTGTTGGCAAAGCTGAAAACTTTTTCGTCGTAGCCGTCATTGTACTGAATAGCCACCTCAACGGTCACTTCGCCCTGCGTGGCTTCGCAGTAGAACGGCTCCGGCATCAGCACGGTCTTGTTCCGGTTGAGATGCGCGACAAATTCGGCAATGCCACCACGATAGAAAAACTCTTGTCGCCGTTCCTGCTCGCCACGCTCGTCGGCGAGCGTGATGGTCAGCCCTTTGGTCAAAAAAGCTTTTTCGCGTAAACGTTGAGCAAGGGTGTCAAAGTCATAGGTCGTCGTGGTGAAAATCTCGCCATCTGGCTTGAAACTGACGCGCGTCCCACGCTTGGTCGTTTTACCGGTTCTGGTCAGTGGCGCGACCGGAATGCCGCGCTCAAACTCCTGTTCGTGTACGTAACCATTGCGGTACACCTCGACCCGCAGCCATTCCGACAAAAAGTTGACGCAGGAAACCCCAACCCCGTGCAGCCCGCCCGAAACCTTGTACGTGTTGTCCTCACCAAACTTGGCTCCGGCATGCAGTTCCGTGAGGACGATTTCGACGGCCGAGCGCTTTTTGGGGTCATCCTGCTTGACATCCACCGGGATGCCGCGCCCGTTGTCAATCACGGAAATGGAGTTATCCGGGTGAATGATGACCTCCACCTGCGTGCAGTGGCCGGCGAGCGCTTCATCCACTGAGTTATCAACGACTTCGTAAACCAGGTGGTGCAGTCCTAACTCGCCGTTGGAGCCAATGTACATGGCTGGGCGGAGGCGCACGGCGTCACGCCCAGAAAGCGAGGTGATGGAATCAGCCGTGTAGGTTTCAGCCGCCGCGTTGAGCAACGCGGCTTCGGATTGGGGTTTGGGTGTCATCATGGAGGTTGTCTGGTTCAGCCTTTCAAAAAAATACGTTGCCACAAGGCCCCGGCGGTGTTTTTTGTTTGCGACGCTCAAGCCGGGCGCACCGTGAAAAACAAACTACGCGCAAAACAGGTAAACTGACGTTCATTGTCCACGTATTCGGTCGTTTCGGCCGATACTTTCCCAATCCCGGCACGCTTGAACGGCTGCCGACGGCTGGCTTTAGTCAGCCCCCAAATCGGATCGAGAACCCGCGCCAAGGCATAAAAATCACGATTGACAACCGCCATGGACGGGAGCGAAGCCAGTAGCCAGTCGCCCAAACGGGTATGGTTTTCAGCCGCGAGCAGCCCTCGCTGCGCACCAAGGCAGGAGTAGTCAAAGCCATCGGCGCGAATCCGCAGGTGCGTGGCCAGCGTCGGACCGAACAAGTCAATGACGGCAACTTCTTCATCAGCCGTGTAAAGCTCCTCGCGTTCCGCCTTGGCCCGCCGCGCTGTGGACTCGCGCGCCAAGACCTGACGAAACCGGAGCACCCCAAAGACCACGAGGGACACTTCATTCCAACTCAGGCGCAGCAGCATCGCCTGATCGGTTCCCCACGCTTCAAGGAAGTCGCCCGCGGCAACCAGCGCGCGCGCGCGGCGTGGCGGGTGCAGGGGCGACAACTGTGCGTCAGACAAAATCAGCGTGCGCAATCCCGACCGCGCCAATCGCTGGGTCAACAGCGTGGCGTCGTGGGGTGTTGTCGCGCGCGCAATCGGAACCGGAGCCGGCGACGCCAAAAGTGCGGCGGCCTGTTCGGGGGTGAGGCGTCCGACCGCAGCTACCTCCTCAACGGCGTTCGGCGCGGGCGGATTGCCTGGGAGAAAGATGACGTTGTAGCCTGGCTCGATGTCTTCCGCATTCCGTAAGTTCGGCAGCGCCTGGCTTTCCTGTCCGGGAATCCGTAGTGGCTGACCACAAAAGAGGCACGTTGTCCGGTGCGTCCCATTCGGACGACCGCATTGGGGACAGGCTACTACAGGCAGGCTATTTGTTGTCATTATCGTCTCTACGTCACCTGATGTACATCCCTGAATGCGATTTAGTTTATCATTCCAGCGGCGCCGGCGCAGGACGAGTTGCCCACCGGCCCGGTGGACAGGTGGGACCCACCTCGTCATCAACTTTACTGCCTGTGGATTGAAAGTCTTTGTGAAGCACCTGACCGTGGCCATTACCGGCGCAAGCGGGGCCATTTACGCCCAGCGATTGCTGCACTACCTCGACGCCAGCCTGGAAGTCGCTCAAATCAACTTGGTTATCAGCGCGCTGGGCGCGACGGTCATTCGGGAAGAACTCGACTTGCCCATCACGGGCGCCAAAGCCAGCGACGTGGAAGCGCTGCTTGGGCGGCCGACAACCAAGATTACCCTGCTGCCGGTCAAGGATGTCGGCGCAACGATTGCCAGCGGCTCCTACCCCTGCGATGGCATGGCCGTCGTGCCGTGCAGCATGGGCAGCCTGGGCTACATTGCGGCCGGCATCGCCCGCGACCTGATCCACCGGGCCGCGGACGTTATGCTCAAAGAACGGCGGCCGCTGATTCTGGTCCCCCGCGAAACGCCTTTCAACGCCATTCATCTTGAGAACATGCTGCGCGTTGAACGGGCCGGAGCGCTGATTTTGCCGGCCTGTCCCAGCTTTTATCACCGGCCGCAATCCGTACAAGCACTGGTCGATCACCTGGTGTTTCGCATCATGGCGCACCTTGGCGTTTCCCATCCAACCGACACCACCTGGCGCGGACGACGCGCGCCGTCATCCGAGCCGGCATCAGGCCAGGTGTAAATCTTCCAGGATCTCCTGCCGCCCGTAGCCCCGCTGCCGAAGTTCCCGTCCCCAGCGCACATCGGCCGCAATGAGCCGCAGATCAAGCAACGGGAACTTGGCGCGTAGTTCAAGGATGGACTCTTCCGGAGAGGGCAGGCGGATGGCCTCGAGCAAAGCGCTAAGGTACTCTTGCGTTGTGGAAGCTGGCATGCGCAGTCCCTCGCTCCAAGCTTGTGTCTTCACGCCCGATGCTTCCCGTCACGCTGGCGGAAAGGGTACATCTGGCGGAAAAGGTACATGACGATATGCGCCTTGAATGCTACACGTTCTCACGGCGCGCTTCAATTCAGTGTACAGTCCGGTTAGATGGCGGTCTCTGGTTGGCAACCCAACCATGACGGGTTTCCTGAGCTATGAAACG
It contains:
- the gyrB gene encoding DNA topoisomerase (ATP-hydrolyzing) subunit B, with the protein product MMTPKPQSEAALLNAAAETYTADSITSLSGRDAVRLRPAMYIGSNGELGLHHLVYEVVDNSVDEALAGHCTQVEVIIHPDNSISVIDNGRGIPVDVKQDDPKKRSAVEIVLTELHAGAKFGEDNTYKVSGGLHGVGVSCVNFLSEWLRVEVYRNGYVHEQEFERGIPVAPLTRTGKTTKRGTRVSFKPDGEIFTTTTYDFDTLAQRLREKAFLTKGLTITLADERGEQERRQEFFYRGGIAEFVAHLNRNKTVLMPEPFYCEATQGEVTVEVAIQYNDGYDEKVFSFANNINTVDGGTHLSGFRTALTASINAYALSEGLSKQLKENLTGDDVREGLVAVVSVKIPQPQFEGQTKNKLNSDVKGMVDSILREQLKTYFGEHPAIAKRIIMKAVDAARAREAARRAREISRKSSLNSLTLPGKLADCSERDPSKSELFIVEGDSAGGSAKQGRDRRTQAILPLKGKILNVEKARYDKMLSHSEIGALIMALGTGVGKSDFSIDKLRYHKIILLCDADIDGSHIRTLLLTFFYRQMPELLERGHVFIAQPPLYKVKKGKSEQYLLDDRELNKYLLKRATEDVHVTVEPTQRVLAGRELAKFLDKLLEFEMFAPKLERRLQRDARLMELVLQACTGDGGYKPGRKLHALFETEDWPRRLVDTLAAAGYDATLNRDEEHALFRVVVTKPNLSIAVDWELATHAEFQKCVTIYAEWRDAMTGPYTVAQGSVTTPVAQRAALGDQILTLAKRDLTIQRYKGLGEMNPEQLWETTLNAEKRTLLQVRINDVVETDAVFTVLMGDAVEPRRRFIEEHALDVKNLDV
- a CDS encoding zinc ribbon domain-containing protein; its protein translation is MTTNSLPVVACPQCGRPNGTHRTTCLFCGQPLRIPGQESQALPNLRNAEDIEPGYNVIFLPGNPPAPNAVEEVAAVGRLTPEQAAALLASPAPVPIARATTPHDATLLTQRLARSGLRTLILSDAQLSPLHPPRRARALVAAGDFLEAWGTDQAMLLRLSWNEVSLVVFGVLRFRQVLARESTARRAKAEREELYTADEEVAVIDLFGPTLATHLRIRADGFDYSCLGAQRGLLAAENHTRLGDWLLASLPSMAVVNRDFYALARVLDPIWGLTKASRRQPFKRAGIGKVSAETTEYVDNERQFTCFARSLFFTVRPA
- a CDS encoding UbiX family flavin prenyltransferase — its product is MKHLTVAITGASGAIYAQRLLHYLDASLEVAQINLVISALGATVIREELDLPITGAKASDVEALLGRPTTKITLLPVKDVGATIASGSYPCDGMAVVPCSMGSLGYIAAGIARDLIHRAADVMLKERRPLILVPRETPFNAIHLENMLRVERAGALILPACPSFYHRPQSVQALVDHLVFRIMAHLGVSHPTDTTWRGRRAPSSEPASGQV